One genomic segment of Mesoterricola silvestris includes these proteins:
- a CDS encoding ABC-F family ATP-binding cassette domain-containing protein, with protein MAVALSLVKVTKRFGAQPILEGLTFGLQLGEKVGLIGRNGAGKSTLFKLLAGEDTPDEGEVVLTQGLRVAHLAQDPHFAPDATVRSALEAALRDHRALIARHGEIHEALQGATPDQAERLHMELDGVEHHLNHMGWDLEPRLKEAQTTWGLLDLDAAVESLSGGWRKRVALAQAWLQDPDVMVLDEPTNHLDPEQVERLELWLQGFGGALLLITHDRHLLDGVVDRMLELENGSVTSYDGSYSDYLLERSDKEFREARLTEHMQNRLRRELAWLRRGAKARTRKSKLRIQDVLDLGDEVKDRTRLEQRTSLTFAGGANRSDSLLSAEGVRFAYPGTGVELAGGIDLVLQRRQRIAFLGPNGCGKSTLLKLLLGELEPTSGTITRHPKLSISAISQGRGELRGDLSVADNIAERASMVKVGGQELLVLVYLTRFGFPADQQKRMAGTLSGGERNRLLLAKAMLLPSDLLVLDEPTNDLDIPTLQNLEEALLDYPGSLLLVSHDRFFLDQVATHTLAFNPGGEPRWEMYEGNPSSVRRLRAERAQEAPREEAPKAAKAERPASKKKPGLSQKEERRLAEVEAAMAALHARIEDLDALLSDPAAFLSGDAPGHQALKDREAAKGDLEILEGEWLELEEKRQS; from the coding sequence ATGGCCGTCGCCCTCAGTCTCGTCAAGGTCACCAAGCGCTTCGGCGCCCAGCCCATCCTCGAGGGGCTGACCTTCGGCCTTCAGCTGGGGGAGAAGGTGGGCCTCATCGGGCGCAACGGCGCGGGCAAATCCACCCTTTTCAAGCTCCTGGCCGGGGAGGACACGCCCGACGAAGGGGAGGTGGTCCTCACCCAGGGGCTGCGGGTGGCCCACCTGGCCCAGGATCCCCACTTCGCGCCGGACGCCACGGTGCGCAGCGCCCTGGAGGCGGCCCTGCGGGACCACCGGGCCCTCATCGCGCGCCACGGGGAGATCCACGAGGCCCTGCAGGGAGCCACCCCCGACCAGGCCGAGCGGCTCCACATGGAGCTGGACGGCGTGGAGCACCACCTCAACCACATGGGCTGGGACCTGGAGCCCCGCCTCAAGGAGGCCCAGACCACCTGGGGCCTCCTGGATCTGGACGCCGCCGTGGAATCCCTTTCCGGGGGCTGGCGCAAGCGCGTGGCCCTGGCCCAGGCCTGGCTCCAGGACCCGGACGTCATGGTGCTGGACGAACCCACCAACCACCTGGACCCCGAGCAGGTGGAAAGGCTGGAGCTCTGGCTCCAGGGCTTCGGGGGCGCCCTGCTGCTCATCACCCACGACCGCCACCTGCTGGACGGCGTCGTGGACCGCATGCTGGAACTGGAGAACGGCAGCGTCACCAGCTACGACGGCTCGTACAGCGACTACCTCCTGGAGCGCAGCGACAAGGAGTTCCGGGAGGCCCGGCTCACCGAGCACATGCAGAACCGCCTGCGCCGCGAGCTGGCCTGGCTCCGCCGCGGCGCCAAGGCCCGCACCCGCAAATCCAAGCTGCGCATCCAGGACGTGCTGGACCTGGGCGACGAGGTGAAGGACCGCACCCGCCTGGAGCAGCGCACCTCCCTCACCTTCGCCGGGGGCGCCAACCGCTCCGATTCGCTCCTTTCCGCCGAGGGCGTCCGCTTCGCCTACCCCGGCACCGGCGTCGAGCTGGCCGGGGGCATCGACCTGGTGCTCCAGCGCCGGCAGCGCATCGCCTTCCTGGGACCCAACGGCTGCGGGAAGTCCACCCTCCTCAAGCTCCTCCTGGGCGAGCTGGAGCCCACGTCCGGAACCATCACCCGGCACCCGAAGCTCTCCATCTCGGCCATCAGCCAGGGCCGGGGCGAGCTGCGGGGGGATCTCTCCGTGGCCGACAACATCGCCGAGCGCGCCTCCATGGTGAAGGTGGGCGGCCAGGAACTCCTGGTGCTGGTGTACCTCACCCGCTTCGGGTTCCCCGCCGACCAGCAGAAGCGCATGGCCGGAACCCTTTCGGGCGGCGAGCGCAACCGGCTCCTGCTGGCCAAGGCCATGCTCCTGCCCTCGGACCTGCTGGTGCTGGACGAACCCACCAACGACCTGGACATCCCCACCCTGCAGAACCTGGAGGAGGCGCTGCTGGACTACCCCGGCTCCCTGCTCCTGGTGAGCCACGACCGGTTCTTCCTGGACCAGGTGGCCACCCACACCCTGGCCTTCAACCCCGGGGGCGAACCCCGGTGGGAGATGTACGAGGGCAACCCCTCCTCCGTGCGCCGCCTGCGGGCCGAGCGCGCCCAGGAGGCCCCCCGGGAGGAGGCCCCCAAGGCCGCCAAGGCCGAGCGGCCCGCCTCGAAGAAGAAGCCCGGCCTCTCCCAGAAGGAGGAGCGGCGCCTGGCCGAGGTGGAGGCGGCCATGGCCGCCCTGCACGCCCGCATCGAGGACCTGGACGCCCTCCTGTCGGACCCCGCCGCCTTCCTCTCGGGGGATGCGCCGGGCCACCAGGCCCTCAAGGACCGGGAGGCCGCCAAGGGCGACCTGGAGATCCTGGAAGGGGAGTGGCTGGAACTTGAGGAGAAGCGCCAGAGCTAG
- a CDS encoding PLP-dependent cysteine synthase family protein, whose translation MIPLDIPRRIHDLGHLVGNTPLLAVHFTYKGRERRIFAKAENLNMTGSIKDRMALHVLRRAYEVGALRPGMPMAEATSGNTGIAFSALGRALGHPVTIFMPDWMSQERKDLIRSLGATIRLVSREEGGFLGSIRLSEELAATSGCFLPCQFSNEDNVAAHMESTGPEIWWQLHFQGLVPDAFVAGVGTGGTIMGVGKFLRSQHPAVKLHPLEPSNSPTLSTGHKVGKHRIQGISDEFIPSIVKLDELDPVVGVDDGDSILMAQMLASKLGLGVGISSGANFLGALKVQEELGPDAVVVTIFSDDNKKYLSTDLMREEPVKAGFLSTGVELLGFEACRRVCRTCCDGDACAYVVPEGAARPCGR comes from the coding sequence GTGATCCCACTCGACATCCCCCGCCGCATCCACGACCTGGGCCACCTGGTGGGCAATACCCCCCTCCTGGCCGTGCACTTCACGTACAAGGGCCGGGAGCGCCGGATCTTCGCCAAGGCCGAGAATCTCAACATGACCGGCAGCATCAAGGACCGCATGGCCCTCCACGTGCTGCGCCGGGCCTACGAGGTGGGGGCGCTCCGGCCGGGGATGCCCATGGCCGAGGCCACCAGCGGGAACACGGGGATCGCCTTCTCGGCCCTGGGCCGGGCCCTGGGGCATCCGGTGACGATCTTCATGCCGGACTGGATGAGCCAGGAGCGCAAGGACCTCATCCGCAGCCTGGGCGCGACGATCCGCCTGGTGAGCCGCGAGGAGGGGGGCTTCCTGGGCAGCATCCGCCTCTCGGAGGAACTGGCGGCCACTTCGGGATGCTTCCTGCCCTGCCAGTTCTCCAACGAGGACAACGTCGCCGCCCACATGGAATCCACGGGGCCGGAGATCTGGTGGCAGCTCCACTTCCAGGGCCTCGTCCCGGACGCCTTCGTGGCGGGGGTGGGAACGGGCGGAACCATCATGGGGGTGGGGAAGTTCCTGCGCTCGCAGCACCCCGCCGTGAAGCTCCACCCCCTGGAGCCCTCCAACTCCCCCACCCTCTCCACGGGCCACAAGGTGGGCAAGCACCGCATCCAGGGCATCTCCGACGAGTTCATCCCCTCCATCGTCAAGCTGGACGAGCTGGATCCGGTGGTGGGGGTGGACGACGGCGACTCCATCCTCATGGCCCAGATGCTGGCCTCGAAGCTGGGCCTGGGCGTGGGCATCTCCAGCGGCGCCAACTTCCTGGGCGCGCTCAAGGTGCAGGAGGAGCTGGGCCCGGACGCCGTGGTGGTCACGATCTTCTCGGACGACAACAAGAAGTACCTGAGCACCGACCTCATGCGCGAGGAGCCCGTGAAGGCGGGCTTCCTGTCCACCGGCGTGGAACTGCTGGGCTTCGAGGCCTGCAGGCGGGTGTGCAGGACCTGCTGCGATGGGGACGCCTGCGCCTACGTGGTCCCCGAAGGCGCGGCACGCCCCTGCGGGCGCTAA
- a CDS encoding Y-family DNA polymerase, producing MWVPEMPFQMACQVDAGLKERPLAFLSPGAQRTPCLWLVNRQARAEGVAPGEPMDQALRRLPGLRVLDPAPQTWWEAQGQLGEFLQHWSPQGLLGRMGEALVDLHGTARLYGGPRDAAARMQRDLAQSMGWTSHGGLSLSATAARLATRTPEPLAEVCEGAEGVFLAPHPLGRLPDLTPRVRYRLQRLGLARFGDLQPVPLPTLSQVMPEPDARLALSRARGEDRPRLPMLADPLGESRHPWRLEPPCLPEEVPLAFWCLERFWNDGRSPRQLTLRWWDVDGVAHRWRAPEEALAEPAMALARLVEAAFRKGAERRILVHRLELHMAWGLGRSRGLFEAPLTRKLGALEHTLARLRKRFPGQPVLPGWAREEDASA from the coding sequence ATGTGGGTTCCCGAAATGCCGTTCCAGATGGCCTGTCAGGTGGACGCGGGCCTGAAGGAGCGGCCTTTGGCCTTCCTGAGCCCCGGCGCCCAGCGCACCCCCTGCCTCTGGCTGGTGAACCGCCAGGCCCGGGCCGAGGGCGTGGCCCCCGGCGAACCCATGGACCAGGCCCTGCGGCGCCTGCCGGGCCTGCGGGTGCTGGACCCCGCCCCCCAGACCTGGTGGGAGGCCCAGGGCCAGCTGGGCGAGTTCCTGCAGCACTGGAGCCCCCAGGGCCTCCTGGGCCGCATGGGCGAGGCCCTGGTGGACCTGCACGGCACGGCCCGCCTCTACGGCGGGCCCCGGGACGCGGCCGCCCGCATGCAGCGGGACCTGGCCCAGTCCATGGGCTGGACCAGCCACGGGGGGCTTTCCCTGAGCGCCACCGCGGCGCGCCTGGCCACCCGCACCCCGGAGCCCCTGGCGGAGGTGTGCGAGGGGGCCGAGGGGGTCTTCCTGGCCCCCCACCCCCTGGGCCGGCTCCCCGACCTCACCCCCCGGGTGCGCTACCGGCTCCAGCGCCTGGGCCTGGCCCGTTTCGGGGATCTGCAGCCGGTGCCCCTGCCCACCCTCAGCCAGGTCATGCCCGAACCTGACGCTCGCCTGGCCCTTTCCCGGGCCCGGGGGGAGGACCGGCCCCGCCTGCCCATGCTGGCCGATCCCCTGGGCGAGTCCCGCCACCCCTGGCGCCTGGAGCCCCCCTGCCTTCCCGAGGAGGTGCCCCTGGCCTTCTGGTGCCTGGAGCGCTTCTGGAACGACGGCCGCTCCCCCCGGCAGCTCACCCTGCGCTGGTGGGACGTGGACGGCGTGGCCCACCGGTGGCGGGCCCCGGAAGAGGCCCTGGCCGAGCCCGCCATGGCCCTGGCCCGCCTCGTGGAGGCCGCCTTCCGCAAGGGCGCCGAGCGGCGCATCCTCGTGCACCGCCTGGAGCTGCACATGGCCTGGGGCCTGGGACGGAGCCGGGGGCTCTTCGAGGCGCCGCTCACCCGCAAGCTGGGGGCCCTGGAGCACACCCTGGCCCGGCTGCGCAAACGCTTCCCCGGCCAGCCCGTGCTGCCCGGCTGGGCCCGGGAGGAGGACGCGTCCGCATGA
- a CDS encoding helix-hairpin-helix domain-containing protein, producing the protein MTFLLAVTDFSTGEGVYPASMAVALARRLGYDCVASWDQGLHGWPRLREEALAAGLTPLLASRFTWRGMDFGALPHTDRGYAELCRLLTDQAHGREGDPPRDCVLLAETLEGQEYLTREGFAPYLLAHARNQVEAMAGAARGLPAAAPQVLRFRREAGLELHRLKRAMALRSTVARVEPLWEARDAAVTRASWETRFPGADPAITRATEGILEKARAWRMHWGDWVMPRPVCARDLDLDAELQSRLRQGIPKRYAAPPPGLEARIELELELIRRKRFAGYFLAVHDIIREARATRTCGRGSGAASIVSYLLGITNVDPIATNLMFERFLSDARVDPPDLDVDFAWDERDEVIASVFRRYGRERVAMVSNHVYFKPKGALRDVALAHGRPEAELKVLARFIRGWDEGMKGIQDNPAWAPILAQAEALRGHFHQLSVHPGGTVIAPGALWHHVPFQPAPAKEGVSITQWDKDGVEDYGLVKIDLLGNRSLAVVRDALGVLGDRAPAPLHWNPRLDPATQDLLARGDSMGVFYVESPATRQLQQRVGKGDFETLVIHSSLIRPAANRWIDTYVKRNRGEETYVPSHPVLGSLLSDSFGVLVYQEDVVRVGMAMAGWSHEEADKLRKILGKDDCSVKLPLFEARFREGCAGRGIPPAVVDEVWDMVRTFRGYSFCKPHSASYAQVSFESAWLKAHHPATFFAAVITNQGGFYAPIAYLGDARRHNLVVRGPDANQSEWAFAAEGDRGLRVGLMAVKGAQRDEVEALLEDRGRRGPYGSLEELLERVPLSVPTAEALGSGGAFDRWAPDGDRTRLLWTRLGGIPEGVRPRPTDPFDRAALELELLGLTLEIHPAALQRARHGGAPHRAADVARPGHQLRFWALVVAEKTVRTEKGDLMQFVTFEDETALCEAVAFPDAYRKRRRPFRVGDILPVAGKSVRQDGLVVLEVA; encoded by the coding sequence ATGACCTTCCTGCTGGCCGTGACCGACTTCTCCACCGGGGAGGGCGTCTACCCCGCGTCCATGGCCGTGGCCCTGGCCCGGCGCCTGGGCTACGATTGCGTGGCCTCCTGGGACCAGGGCCTCCACGGGTGGCCGCGCCTGCGGGAGGAGGCCCTGGCCGCGGGCCTCACCCCCCTGCTGGCCAGCCGCTTCACGTGGCGGGGCATGGACTTCGGCGCCCTGCCCCACACCGACCGGGGCTACGCCGAGCTCTGCCGCCTCCTCACGGACCAGGCCCACGGCCGCGAGGGGGACCCCCCCCGGGACTGCGTGCTCCTCGCCGAGACCCTGGAGGGCCAGGAGTACCTGACCCGGGAGGGCTTCGCGCCGTACCTCCTGGCCCACGCCCGCAACCAGGTGGAGGCCATGGCCGGCGCCGCCCGGGGCCTCCCCGCCGCGGCCCCCCAGGTGCTGCGCTTCCGCCGGGAGGCCGGCCTGGAGCTGCACCGCCTCAAGCGCGCCATGGCCCTGCGCTCCACCGTCGCCCGGGTGGAGCCCCTGTGGGAGGCCCGGGACGCCGCCGTCACCCGGGCCTCCTGGGAGACCCGCTTTCCCGGGGCGGACCCCGCCATCACCCGGGCCACGGAGGGCATCCTCGAAAAGGCGCGGGCCTGGCGCATGCACTGGGGCGACTGGGTCATGCCCCGGCCCGTGTGCGCCCGGGACCTGGACCTGGACGCCGAGCTCCAGTCCCGGCTCCGCCAGGGCATCCCGAAGCGCTACGCCGCGCCGCCCCCGGGGCTCGAGGCCCGCATCGAACTGGAGCTGGAGCTCATCCGGCGCAAGCGCTTCGCCGGGTACTTCCTGGCCGTGCACGACATCATCCGCGAGGCCCGGGCCACCCGCACCTGTGGGCGCGGCAGCGGCGCGGCCTCCATCGTCAGCTACCTGCTGGGCATCACCAACGTGGACCCCATCGCCACCAACCTCATGTTCGAGCGGTTCCTCTCCGACGCCCGGGTGGATCCGCCGGACCTGGACGTGGACTTCGCCTGGGACGAGCGGGACGAGGTGATCGCTTCCGTCTTCCGGCGCTACGGGCGGGAACGGGTGGCCATGGTCTCCAACCACGTGTACTTCAAGCCCAAGGGCGCCCTGCGGGACGTGGCCCTGGCCCACGGGCGCCCCGAGGCCGAGCTGAAGGTCCTGGCCCGCTTCATCCGGGGCTGGGACGAGGGCATGAAGGGCATCCAGGACAACCCCGCCTGGGCCCCCATCCTCGCCCAGGCCGAGGCCCTGCGGGGCCACTTCCACCAGCTCTCCGTGCACCCCGGGGGCACCGTCATCGCCCCCGGCGCCCTGTGGCACCATGTGCCCTTCCAGCCCGCCCCCGCCAAGGAGGGGGTCTCCATCACCCAGTGGGACAAGGACGGCGTGGAGGACTACGGCCTGGTGAAGATCGATCTCCTGGGCAACCGCAGCCTGGCGGTGGTGCGCGACGCCCTGGGGGTGCTGGGGGACCGCGCCCCGGCGCCGCTGCACTGGAATCCCCGCCTGGACCCCGCCACCCAGGACCTGCTGGCCCGGGGCGACTCCATGGGGGTCTTCTACGTGGAGAGCCCCGCCACCCGCCAGCTGCAGCAGCGGGTGGGCAAGGGGGACTTCGAGACCCTGGTCATCCACAGCTCCCTCATCCGCCCCGCGGCCAACCGCTGGATCGACACCTACGTCAAGCGCAACCGCGGCGAGGAGACCTACGTCCCCAGCCACCCCGTGCTGGGCTCCCTGCTGTCGGACAGCTTCGGCGTGCTGGTGTACCAGGAGGACGTGGTGCGGGTGGGCATGGCCATGGCCGGCTGGAGCCACGAGGAGGCCGACAAGCTCCGCAAGATCCTGGGCAAGGACGACTGCTCCGTGAAGCTGCCGCTGTTCGAGGCGCGGTTCCGGGAGGGCTGCGCCGGCCGGGGCATCCCCCCGGCCGTGGTGGACGAGGTGTGGGACATGGTGCGCACCTTCCGGGGCTACTCCTTCTGCAAGCCCCACTCCGCCAGCTACGCCCAGGTGAGCTTCGAGAGCGCCTGGCTCAAGGCCCACCACCCGGCCACCTTCTTCGCGGCGGTGATCACCAACCAGGGCGGCTTCTACGCGCCCATCGCCTACCTGGGCGACGCCCGGCGCCACAACCTGGTGGTGCGCGGTCCCGACGCCAACCAGTCGGAATGGGCCTTCGCCGCCGAGGGGGACCGGGGCCTGCGGGTGGGCCTCATGGCCGTCAAGGGCGCCCAGCGCGACGAGGTGGAGGCCCTGCTGGAGGACCGGGGGCGCCGCGGCCCCTACGGGAGCCTGGAGGAGCTCCTGGAGCGGGTGCCCCTCTCCGTGCCCACCGCGGAGGCCCTGGGCTCCGGGGGCGCCTTCGACCGCTGGGCCCCCGACGGGGACCGCACGCGCCTGCTGTGGACCCGCCTGGGCGGCATCCCCGAAGGCGTGCGCCCCCGCCCCACCGACCCCTTCGACCGGGCCGCCCTGGAACTGGAGCTCCTGGGCCTGACCCTGGAGATCCACCCCGCCGCTCTGCAGCGCGCCCGCCACGGCGGCGCCCCCCACCGCGCCGCCGACGTGGCCCGCCCCGGCCACCAGCTGCGCTTCTGGGCCCTGGTGGTGGCCGAGAAGACCGTGCGCACCGAGAAGGGCGACCTCATGCAGTTCGTCACCTTCGAGGACGAAACGGCCCTGTGCGAGGCCGTGGCCTTCCCCGACGCCTACCGCAAGCGCCGGCGCCCCTTCCGGGTGGGGGACATCCTCCCGGTGGCGGGGAAGAGCGTCCGCCAGGACGGGCTGGTGGTGCTGGAGGTGGCCTGA
- a CDS encoding acyl-CoA thioesterase gives MPNSPAPYELTLHVLPEDIDQLNHVNNVVYLRWVQEAAIAHWTSQASPEAQADLFWVVVRHEIDYKRPALAGDAILARTWVGSTQGRTFERHTELLRAADRILLARARTLWCPMAMRTGRPTQVSDEVRRAFSMDPHSV, from the coding sequence ATGCCCAACTCGCCCGCTCCCTATGAATTGACCCTGCACGTCCTGCCCGAGGACATCGACCAGCTGAATCACGTGAACAACGTCGTCTACCTGCGCTGGGTGCAGGAGGCCGCCATCGCCCACTGGACCTCCCAGGCCTCCCCGGAGGCCCAGGCCGATCTCTTCTGGGTGGTGGTCCGCCATGAGATCGACTACAAGCGTCCGGCCCTGGCCGGGGACGCCATCCTCGCCCGCACCTGGGTGGGCTCCACCCAGGGCCGGACCTTTGAGCGCCACACCGAGCTCCTGCGCGCGGCCGACCGCATCCTCCTGGCCCGGGCCCGCACCCTCTGGTGCCCCATGGCGATGCGCACCGGGCGGCCGACCCAGGTGAGCGACGAGGTGCGCCGGGCCTTTTCCATGGATCCCCATAGCGTTTGA
- a CDS encoding MarR family winged helix-turn-helix transcriptional regulator, translated as MQLLIPWEDASLPLMLTVVRSRLRQVAWHLLAPHGLTPQQYQVLRVLSDSPGLCHGQLAGALGLDKPTATRMVQALARKGWVDVLPHPTHGRKTRLELSEGGRAKVESLVGFRKAIREGLEAGLDGEERKAVRALLLKLKTNLDHLDGTPVPSELR; from the coding sequence ATGCAACTCCTCATCCCCTGGGAAGATGCCAGCCTGCCCCTCATGCTCACGGTCGTCCGGAGCCGCCTCCGGCAGGTGGCTTGGCATCTCCTGGCCCCCCACGGCTTGACCCCGCAGCAGTACCAGGTGCTGCGGGTGCTCTCCGATAGCCCGGGCCTCTGCCACGGCCAGTTGGCCGGGGCCCTGGGACTGGACAAGCCCACGGCCACCCGCATGGTCCAGGCCCTGGCGCGCAAGGGCTGGGTGGACGTGCTGCCCCACCCCACCCACGGGCGCAAGACCCGCCTGGAACTGAGCGAGGGGGGCCGCGCCAAGGTCGAGAGCCTGGTGGGGTTCCGCAAGGCCATCCGGGAGGGGCTCGAGGCGGGGCTGGACGGGGAAGAGCGCAAGGCCGTGCGGGCGCTCCTCCTCAAGCTCAAGACCAACCTGGACCACCTGGACGGGACCCCGGTCCCGTCGGAACTGAGGTAA